One Pararge aegeria chromosome 4, ilParAegt1.1, whole genome shotgun sequence DNA segment encodes these proteins:
- the LOC120637955 gene encoding protein tramtrack, alpha isoform-like isoform X3 produces the protein MATQRFCLRWNNHQTNMLSVFDQLLHAETFTDVTLAVEGQLLKAHKMVLSACSPYFQALFVNHQEKHPIVILKDVPYSDMKSLLDFMYRGEVSVDQERLTAFLKVAESLRIKGLTEVNEEKCDIPALTNSLIQQQQTNTSAHTPPPQLHRIHPYMHQKRPASGIPSGGAPPNLLMPLLGNALMQPKRKRGRPRKLSGSSSDALNTAASPPGEFIPESASHASSNRAGDQLIRGSPEMLEVKMSMDGFNAEDGATSGGEDGGEALMIDEGDDAQSNEALTSGKDSESAGRGTPDFENRDIKYVQSPTTDGQGKIRINPSTQSASTSNEYHNDSINNNTLPTGGQMQRPAVRRRIRRRANSASNDPAEQLTEMSVRGLNLFRYASVNEGVYQCTECAKENIQKTFKNKYSFQRHAFLYHEGQQRKVFPCPVCCKEFSRPDKMKNHMKTTHDYYVPKDCVYPPNAFFMLPGIEGQLPPGIKLEAVGSGSPHGSTPSHSSPDPAQA, from the exons ATGGCGACGCAAAGATTTTGTTTAAGGTGGAACAACCACCAAACCAATATGTTGTCAGTGTTTGATCAGCTACTACACGCAGAAACATTCACTGATGTAACGCTGGCCGTCGAAGGTCAGTTGCTTAAAGCACATAAGATGGTTTTGTCGGCTTGCAGTCCTTACTTCCAAGCCTTATTTGTTAATCATCAAGAAAAACATCCAATTGTTATATTGAAGGATGTTCCTTACTCTGATATGAAAAGCTTGTTAGACTTCATGTACAGAGGTGAAGTCAGCGTCGATCAGGAGCGACTGACGGCATTCCTCAAAGTAGCTGAAAGCTTAAGGATAAAAGGACTCACTGAAGTCAATGAAGAAAAATGCGATATTCCCGCATTGACGAACTCGCTAATACAACAACAGCAGACCAATACATCGGCGCACACTCCTCCGCCACAGTTACATAGAATACACCCGTATATGCATCAAAAGAGGCCTGCGTCAGGTATTCCAAGTGGAGGGGCACCTCCTAATTTACTTATGCCTCTATTGGGCAACGCTTTAATGCAACCAAAACGGAAACGAGGACGACCCAGAAAACTGAGTGGAAGCTCTAGTGATGCCCTTAATACAGCCGCCAGTCCACCGGGTGAATTTATACCGGAATCCGCGTCGCATGCATCTTCAAATCGGGCGGGAGATCAACTGATTCGTGGCTCACCAGAAATGCTAGAAGTTAAGATGTCAATGGATGGATTCAATGCAGAAGATGGAGCTACATCCGGCGGAGAAGATGGGGGGGAGGCGTTAATGATCGACGAGGGAGATGATGCCCAGTCAAATGAGGCTCTGACATCGGGCAAAGATTCGGAATCAGCAG GTCGTGGTACGCCTGATTTTGAGAATAGAGACATTAAATATGTGCAATCACCCACAACCGATGGCCAAGGAAAAATTCGTATAAATCCTTCAACACAATCCGCATCCACCTCGAATGAATATCATAACGATTCCATTAATAATAACACGTTACCAACAGGAGGACAAATGCAAAGACCGGCAGTGAGAAGGCGTATAAGGAGAAGAGCAAACTCTGCGTCCAATGACCCTGCGGAACAGTTAACAGAAATGTCAGTCCGGGGCTTGAATTTATTCAGATACGCATCCGTGAACGAAGGCGTATACCAATGCACGGAATGTGCGAAagaaaacatacagaaaactttcaaaaacaaatattcattccAGAGGCACGCTTTCCTCTATCACGAAGGGCAACAAAGGAAAGTATTTCCATGTCCGGTCTGCTGCAAAGAATTCTCTAGGCCTGACAAAATGAAGAACCATATGAAGACAACACACGACTATTACGTTCCCAAGGACTGTGTCTATCCACCGAATGCCTTCTTTATGTTACCTGGCATTGAAGGTCAATTACCCCCAGGGATAAAATTAGAGGCGGTAGGATCAGGATCGCCTCATGGCTCAACACCATCACATTCTTCCCCTGATCCTGCACAAGCTTAA
- the LOC120637908 gene encoding MRN complex-interacting protein: protein MPQVFQVLRCYKCSIFQVHQTRKDNKWKCKVCGEKQSLKRHYNIGTAKDCRIHVQKLNNMRGDIMETLKLKADSDSDFEDDTENNTKIISTQVLANNTKKESKWTAYIEKEEIVDEKDPEYIDNIEVCLELPNKRKINTKTKRFKVPKVSNNNDCYEKTNIMNNLSTLNSDEINSFNLKNNCTITYTYDTSSVNNNLESSRAKKDVNKSANFQTNKASKWAQYENSDHFEDTENDRNYTIENKEYFDDHRPKIVEYNNPKKEKNTVYNEQKYIRDGNEKINHFLKTEIDTPPLPNKPIFALCDDDSDLDKILDF, encoded by the exons ATGCCACAAGTTTTTCAAGTACTGAGATGTTACAAATGTTCCATATTTCAG GTACACCAAACaagaaaagataataaatggAAATGCAAAGTGTGCGGTGAGAAGCAGTCATTAAAAAGACACTATAACATAGGTACTGCTAAAGATTGTAGGATACATGTTCAAAAGCTCAACAATATGCGAGGGGATATAATGGAAACCTTAAAATTAAAGGCTGATTCAGACAGTGACTTTGAAGACGACACAGAAaacaatactaaaattataagtacTCAGGTATTAGCAAATAATACCAAGAAAGAAAGTAAATGGACAGCTTATATTGAGAAAGAGGAAATCGTTGACGAGAAAGACCCTGAGTATATCGACAATATAGAAGTATGTTTGGAGCTCCCGAATAAACGAAAGATAAATACGAAAACTAAACGGTTCAAAGTTCCAAAAGTATCCAATAATAATGATTGTTATGAAAagactaatattatgaataacttATCCACTTTAAATAGCGATgagataaatagttttaatcttAAAAACAATTGCACCATCACATATACATACGATACAAGTagcgttaataataatttggaatCGAGCAGAGCGAAAAAAGATGTAAATAAAAGTGCtaattttcaaacaaataaagcCTCTAAATGGGCGCAATACGAAAATAGTGATCATTTTGAAGACACCGAAAATGATAGAAACTACACCatagaaaataaagaatattttgatGACCACAGACCAAAAATTGTTGAATACAATAatccaaaaaaagaaaaaaatacggtATACAATGAACAGAAATATATAAGAGATggcaatgaaaaaataaaccacTTTCTAAAAACAGAAATTGATACCCCTCCCTTACCTAATAAACCTATATTTGCCTTGTGTGATGATGATAGtgatttagataaaattttagacttttaa
- the LOC120637955 gene encoding protein tramtrack, beta isoform-like isoform X2: MATQRFCLRWNNHQTNMLSVFDQLLHAETFTDVTLAVEGQLLKAHKMVLSACSPYFQALFVNHQEKHPIVILKDVPYSDMKSLLDFMYRGEVSVDQERLTAFLKVAESLRIKGLTEVNEEKCDIPALTNSLIQQQQTNTSAHTPPPQLHRIHPYMHQKRPASGIPSGGAPPNLLMPLLGNALMQPKRKRGRPRKLSGSSSDALNTAASPPGEFIPESASHASSNRAGDQLIRGSPEMLEVKMSMDGFNAEDGATSGGEDGGEALMIDEGDDAQSNEALTSGKDSESAEIDKTPREGSQQNFPSNGPVLSIENGSIKQEPNAETTDDYNEPIEYKYNPDRSRENSNSRDGPLKDADDKIRQGRNLKPKNNKKLLPQISKFRARTLFNQLSGLSNLNPALNSFDKFPTETVLMPALATQLFAAAELEQNNLNMTNNDVVDLGQTNWEHRIFPSPIRKNNIGNVGNYHEETNESVRDYCIKEGENVFRCKICARVYTHISNFCRHYVTSHKKDVKVFPCPICYKEFTRKDNMIAHLKIIHKNQPHGNEQTTKQES; encoded by the exons ATGGCGACGCAAAGATTTTGTTTAAGGTGGAACAACCACCAAACCAATATGTTGTCAGTGTTTGATCAGCTACTACACGCAGAAACATTCACTGATGTAACGCTGGCCGTCGAAGGTCAGTTGCTTAAAGCACATAAGATGGTTTTGTCGGCTTGCAGTCCTTACTTCCAAGCCTTATTTGTTAATCATCAAGAAAAACATCCAATTGTTATATTGAAGGATGTTCCTTACTCTGATATGAAAAGCTTGTTAGACTTCATGTACAGAGGTGAAGTCAGCGTCGATCAGGAGCGACTGACGGCATTCCTCAAAGTAGCTGAAAGCTTAAGGATAAAAGGACTCACTGAAGTCAATGAAGAAAAATGCGATATTCCCGCATTGACGAACTCGCTAATACAACAACAGCAGACCAATACATCGGCGCACACTCCTCCGCCACAGTTACATAGAATACACCCGTATATGCATCAAAAGAGGCCTGCGTCAGGTATTCCAAGTGGAGGGGCACCTCCTAATTTACTTATGCCTCTATTGGGCAACGCTTTAATGCAACCAAAACGGAAACGAGGACGACCCAGAAAACTGAGTGGAAGCTCTAGTGATGCCCTTAATACAGCCGCCAGTCCACCGGGTGAATTTATACCGGAATCCGCGTCGCATGCATCTTCAAATCGGGCGGGAGATCAACTGATTCGTGGCTCACCAGAAATGCTAGAAGTTAAGATGTCAATGGATGGATTCAATGCAGAAGATGGAGCTACATCCGGCGGAGAAGATGGGGGGGAGGCGTTAATGATCGACGAGGGAGATGATGCCCAGTCAAATGAGGCTCTGACATCGGGCAAAGATTCGGAATCAGCAG AAATTGATAAAACGCCAAGAGAAGGATCCCAACAAAATTTTCCATCCAACGGACCAGTGTTATCAATTGAAAATGGATCAATAAAACAAGAGCCCAATGCTGAAACCACTGACGATTATAATGAGCCAATCGAATACAAATACAATCCGGATAGGAGCCGTGAAAACTCTAACTCCCGGGATGGTCCGTTGAAAGACGCTGATGACAAAATAAGACAAGGTCGTAATTTAAAgccaaagaataataaaaaattactaccCCAAATATCCAAATTTAGAGCCCGAACCTTATTCAATCAACTCTCTGGTCTATCTAATTTAAATCCTGCCCTCAACAGCTTCGACAAATTCCCTACTGAAACTGTGCTCATGCCAGCACTTGCCactcaactttttgctgctgcTGAGCTAGAACAAAATAACTTAAACATGACAAATAACGACGTGGTTGACTTAGGGCAGACTAATTGGGAACATCGTATATTTCCTTCGCCCATTAGAAAAAATAACATAGGAAACGTTGGTAACTATCACGAGGAAACTAATGAATCTGTAAGGGATTATTGTATCAAGGAAGGCGAAAACGTCTTTAGGTGCAAGATTTGTGCTAGAGTTTACACTCACATTAGCAACTTCTGTCGACATTACGTCACTTCCCACAAAAAAGACGTCAAAGTTTTTCCATGCCCCATTTGTTACAAAGAATTCACGCGAAAGGATAATATGATTGCCCATCTTaaaatcattcataaaaatcaaCCTCATGGCAACGAGCAAACGACAAAGCAAGAGTcttaa
- the LOC120637955 gene encoding protein abrupt-like isoform X1: protein MATQRFCLRWNNHQTNMLSVFDQLLHAETFTDVTLAVEGQLLKAHKMVLSACSPYFQALFVNHQEKHPIVILKDVPYSDMKSLLDFMYRGEVSVDQERLTAFLKVAESLRIKGLTEVNEEKCDIPALTNSLIQQQQTNTSAHTPPPQLHRIHPYMHQKRPASGIPSGGAPPNLLMPLLGNALMQPKRKRGRPRKLSGSSSDALNTAASPPGEFIPESASHASSNRAGDQLIRGSPEMLEVKMSMDGFNAEDGATSGGEDGGEALMIDEGDDAQSNEALTSGKDSESAEYHYTYEDDMNSMPIITLEVLTDSSSNYPSGTYRDDSSQNTMEAQEAGVHFLQRQPNHDDSTENKDEDNSKEPPKAKNEFLEYMLRNDGSVICRLCGEILQSRTHWYRHKYKLHVVHPLNPTPLFQCEQCLVYFKSRKGYIGHLSSRHSEVLSDSSPVLTNSQAEALSKQCSTTQTEIKEEPDPELVIPKTSVPNYQNNGKHTNIVTKSTENRKVSKSTSTKGAYDHNKSDWDEKREREEKLVADIIDRVRRECEAQGSGGATRKGYTRRTTVMHT from the exons ATGGCGACGCAAAGATTTTGTTTAAGGTGGAACAACCACCAAACCAATATGTTGTCAGTGTTTGATCAGCTACTACACGCAGAAACATTCACTGATGTAACGCTGGCCGTCGAAGGTCAGTTGCTTAAAGCACATAAGATGGTTTTGTCGGCTTGCAGTCCTTACTTCCAAGCCTTATTTGTTAATCATCAAGAAAAACATCCAATTGTTATATTGAAGGATGTTCCTTACTCTGATATGAAAAGCTTGTTAGACTTCATGTACAGAGGTGAAGTCAGCGTCGATCAGGAGCGACTGACGGCATTCCTCAAAGTAGCTGAAAGCTTAAGGATAAAAGGACTCACTGAAGTCAATGAAGAAAAATGCGATATTCCCGCATTGACGAACTCGCTAATACAACAACAGCAGACCAATACATCGGCGCACACTCCTCCGCCACAGTTACATAGAATACACCCGTATATGCATCAAAAGAGGCCTGCGTCAGGTATTCCAAGTGGAGGGGCACCTCCTAATTTACTTATGCCTCTATTGGGCAACGCTTTAATGCAACCAAAACGGAAACGAGGACGACCCAGAAAACTGAGTGGAAGCTCTAGTGATGCCCTTAATACAGCCGCCAGTCCACCGGGTGAATTTATACCGGAATCCGCGTCGCATGCATCTTCAAATCGGGCGGGAGATCAACTGATTCGTGGCTCACCAGAAATGCTAGAAGTTAAGATGTCAATGGATGGATTCAATGCAGAAGATGGAGCTACATCCGGCGGAGAAGATGGGGGGGAGGCGTTAATGATCGACGAGGGAGATGATGCCCAGTCAAATGAGGCTCTGACATCGGGCAAAGATTCGGAATCAGCAG AGTACCACTACACATACGAAGATGACATGAACAGTATGCCAATAATTACCCTAGAAGTCTTGACAGATTCAAGCTCTAATTATCCATCCGGAACTTATCGGGATGACTCTAGCCAGAATACTATGGAAGCTCAGGAAGCTGGCGTCCATTTCCTACAAAGACAACCTAATCACGATGACAGCACTGAAAACAAAGACGAAGATAATTCAAAAGAGCCGCCTAAAGCAAAAAATGAATTTTTGGAGTACATGTTGAGAAATGACGGTAGTGTCATTTGTAGACTCTGCGGGGAAATTTTACAGAGCCGAACGCATTGGTATagacataaatataaactacaCGTGGTGCATCCGCTGAATCCAACACCACTCTTCCAATGTGAACAGTGCTTGGTCTATTTTAAAAGCAGAAAAG GGTATATAGGTCACCTATCAAGTAGGCATAGCGAAGTTTTGAGCGATTCTAGCCCTGTTTTAACAAACTCGCAGGCTGAAGCTCTATCAAAACAATGTAGTACCACGCAAACTGAAATTAAAGAAGAACCAGATCCTGAACTGGTAATTCCAAAAACAAGTGTGCCTAATTATCAGAATAATGGAAAACATACGAACATCGTAACGAAATCTACAGAAAATAGAAAAGTCTCGAAAAGCACTAGTACCAAAG GAGCGTATGATCACAATAAATCTGATTGGGACGAAAAGCGAGAAAGAGAAGAAAAATTAGTAGCAGACATTATAGACAGAGTAAGAAGAGAGTGTGAGGCCCAAGGCTCCGGTGGCGCTACTCGGAAAGGTTATACGCGGAGGACAACCGTCATGCATACATAA